A genomic window from Thalassoroseus pseudoceratinae includes:
- a CDS encoding F0F1 ATP synthase subunit B family protein, translating into MRFCLIILLLLSASIQPRWVVAAEEGHGHGDHVHIGVAPEDEAAELVDLEAGLDPRADLAVYTFIVFILLLVILTSTAFRPISKALAEREDRIRNNIEEAKVEREKAEQLRKDYEGQLEAADDRVREIFAEANAKAEALRAEKLAEADREAESRKQKALEEIERAKDQAVQELFDAMSARVADATEHVLGRSLSDEDQSRLINDALAQFSTKR; encoded by the coding sequence GTGAGATTTTGTCTAATCATATTGCTTCTTCTGAGTGCTTCCATTCAGCCTCGCTGGGTTGTGGCAGCAGAAGAGGGACACGGACACGGTGACCACGTCCATATTGGTGTCGCCCCCGAAGATGAGGCCGCTGAACTAGTGGACCTTGAAGCGGGGCTCGACCCACGTGCCGACTTGGCTGTCTACACTTTCATCGTGTTCATCCTCTTGCTGGTGATCCTGACATCGACTGCCTTCCGGCCGATTTCCAAGGCGTTGGCGGAACGCGAAGATCGCATCCGCAACAACATCGAGGAAGCGAAAGTCGAACGCGAGAAAGCGGAACAGCTTCGCAAGGACTACGAAGGACAACTGGAAGCCGCGGACGATCGCGTGCGAGAGATTTTCGCCGAAGCCAACGCAAAAGCCGAAGCTCTGCGAGCCGAGAAACTCGCCGAAGCCGACCGCGAAGCGGAAAGCCGAAAGCAGAAAGCTCTCGAAGAAATCGAACGGGCAAAGGATCAAGCAGTTCAAGAACTATTCGATGCGATGTCAGCGCGAGTTGCTGATGCCACCGAACATGTTCTTGGCCGAAGTTTGTCGGACGAAGACCAATCGCGACTCATCAACGATGCTCTCGCTCAGTTTTCGACAAAGCGTTAA
- the atpB gene encoding F0F1 ATP synthase subunit A, translated as MASDLLHIKDSYYFEVPKFLWKPNYQSLDDVPEFLLELHKDDFHLTKEGGVTKAPTEAETEHALHEFNTQMAGKILIPQPPGVKLKSLYRSETPFAFSKFMVLELAVAIFMILLFRWMAKKVNSDGPPKGRLPNLVESVMQFVRVDIVKANIHHGASKFLPLIWTIFFFVLFCDLLGLVPWMGTATAALSCTLALAFAVLVAVFTGGLQEFGPKWLWSGFVPTMDLHWTLSPLKVFIFLIEVLGMFIKHAVLALRLFANMAAGHLVLLAILGLVITAAKDPNIPYGIAAFSGVIGTTVLSLLELFVAVLQAYIFALLASLFIGSAVHEH; from the coding sequence ATGGCAAGCGATCTTCTTCACATCAAAGATAGCTACTACTTTGAGGTTCCCAAGTTCCTTTGGAAGCCGAACTATCAAAGTTTAGATGACGTCCCGGAGTTCTTGCTGGAACTCCATAAAGATGACTTCCACCTCACTAAAGAAGGTGGCGTCACCAAGGCTCCAACCGAAGCCGAAACCGAACACGCCCTGCATGAGTTCAACACTCAAATGGCGGGCAAGATTCTCATCCCGCAACCGCCGGGTGTGAAACTCAAGTCACTCTACCGCTCGGAGACGCCCTTCGCGTTCTCAAAGTTTATGGTGCTTGAGTTAGCAGTCGCGATCTTTATGATCCTGCTCTTTCGTTGGATGGCAAAGAAAGTCAATTCCGACGGTCCACCAAAAGGGCGATTGCCGAACCTTGTTGAAAGCGTGATGCAATTCGTCCGCGTCGACATCGTCAAGGCGAACATTCATCACGGGGCATCAAAGTTCCTCCCCTTGATTTGGACAATTTTCTTCTTCGTTCTCTTCTGTGACTTGCTCGGCTTGGTACCGTGGATGGGTACCGCAACCGCCGCATTGAGTTGCACACTGGCTCTTGCCTTCGCAGTGCTTGTCGCCGTCTTTACGGGCGGGCTTCAAGAATTTGGGCCGAAGTGGTTATGGTCAGGGTTTGTTCCAACGATGGACTTGCACTGGACCCTTTCACCGCTCAAGGTCTTTATCTTCCTGATTGAAGTCTTAGGGATGTTCATCAAACACGCCGTGTTGGCACTGCGTTTGTTTGCAAACATGGCTGCTGGTCACTTAGTGTTGTTAGCGATCCTGGGTTTGGTGATCACTGCGGCGAAAGACCCTAATATTCCTTACGGAATTGCAGCCTTCTCGGGCGTCATTGGAACGACTGTTCTGAGTTTGCTGGAACTCTTTGTTGCTGTGTTGCAGGCGTATATTTTTGCTCTGCTCGCATCACTCTTCATCGGTTCGGCAGTACACGAACACTAA
- a CDS encoding alpha/beta hydrolase-fold protein has protein sequence MISRLCDQTRFHGLRLAFCLIWLVAHASRVRADAPTFELRFDQSLRSRPYTGQVTIFFGKSNQEPRFGPNWFHPEPFVTKHVTDWKPDEPLTISLSAPDLATFPRSLDSIQWTDFKAQAVARWNPWEREVGTGTGNAYSDVVELTKDNLDKVVLRLTKTVPERPWPDSKWTKLLRVHSELLSDFHRKDVFLRAAVILPDSYYNQPQRRYPTIFNIPGFGGTHRHGYRNRPVKEDNPEGVEFIRVMLDPSCPLGHHVFADSANNGPFGTALVQEFLPAFDREFRTIAKPTARFLTGHSSGGWSSLWVQITHPDTFGGVWSTAPDPVDFRNFQRINLYQQGENMYRDADGKRRPLARRNGEVLVWYRDFADMEDTLGPGGQLHSFEAVFSPRTAAETPALLWDRETGEINSDVANAWKKYDIRLYLERNWDKLNEKLAGKIHVFMGEEDTFYLEGATKRLKESLKNLGSDAVVELHPGKDHGTLMSQELRQRIRKEMAEQFLQHHSVKSGSPQP, from the coding sequence ATGATTTCGCGTCTTTGTGACCAAACTCGCTTTCACGGACTCCGCCTGGCATTTTGCCTGATCTGGCTCGTCGCCCATGCCTCTCGTGTTAGGGCTGACGCCCCCACATTTGAGTTGCGGTTTGATCAATCCCTTCGCAGCCGCCCCTACACCGGGCAAGTCACCATTTTCTTTGGGAAGTCCAACCAAGAACCCCGATTCGGCCCGAACTGGTTTCATCCGGAACCCTTTGTGACAAAACACGTTACAGACTGGAAACCTGACGAACCACTAACAATTTCACTCTCCGCCCCAGACCTCGCCACATTTCCCCGCTCGTTGGATTCCATTCAATGGACCGACTTCAAAGCACAGGCGGTGGCCCGCTGGAACCCCTGGGAACGCGAAGTTGGAACCGGCACGGGCAACGCCTACAGCGATGTCGTCGAACTCACAAAGGACAACCTGGACAAAGTCGTCTTGCGACTCACCAAAACCGTTCCTGAGCGACCTTGGCCCGATTCCAAATGGACCAAATTGCTGCGAGTTCACTCGGAGTTGTTAAGTGATTTTCACAGAAAAGATGTCTTCCTCCGGGCGGCCGTCATCTTGCCGGACAGTTACTACAACCAACCGCAGCGACGATATCCCACGATATTCAATATCCCGGGCTTTGGCGGAACACACCGACATGGGTACCGAAACCGCCCCGTTAAAGAGGACAACCCCGAGGGCGTAGAGTTCATTCGTGTCATGCTGGACCCGAGTTGCCCCCTGGGACACCATGTGTTCGCCGACTCCGCCAACAACGGCCCATTTGGGACTGCACTCGTCCAAGAGTTTCTTCCGGCGTTCGATCGAGAATTTCGAACGATCGCCAAGCCAACCGCTCGCTTTCTTACAGGCCATTCTTCCGGCGGGTGGAGCAGTCTCTGGGTGCAGATCACACACCCGGACACCTTCGGCGGCGTATGGAGCACCGCTCCGGACCCTGTCGACTTCCGCAACTTCCAAAGAATCAATCTCTATCAACAAGGCGAGAACATGTACCGCGATGCCGACGGCAAACGGCGTCCCTTGGCACGACGAAACGGTGAGGTCTTGGTGTGGTACCGGGATTTCGCGGACATGGAAGACACACTCGGTCCGGGCGGACAACTCCATAGCTTTGAGGCGGTATTTAGCCCAAGAACCGCCGCCGAAACCCCTGCCCTGCTCTGGGATCGCGAGACCGGTGAAATCAATAGCGATGTCGCCAACGCCTGGAAGAAGTACGACATCCGTCTGTATCTCGAGCGTAATTGGGACAAGCTCAATGAAAAACTGGCCGGGAAAATCCACGTCTTCATGGGAGAAGAAGACACCTTCTATCTTGAAGGGGCGACCAAGCGGCTCAAGGAATCTCTGAAGAATTTGGGCAGCGATGCCGTCGTCGAGTTGCATCCCGGCAAAGATCACGGCACGCTGATGAGTCAGGAGCTACGCCAACGCATCCGCAAGGAAATGGCCGAGCAATTCCTTCAGCACCATTCCGTGAAATCAGGATCGCCGCAACCATGA
- the atpD gene encoding F0F1 ATP synthase subunit beta, with protein sequence MSTATATNVGQVTQVIGSIFDAEFDDSQLPDIYNACVVDTEVKGVPIKVTGEVQQHLGGGRVRCVALGSTDGMVRGMQVTDTGAPLSVPVGKGTLGRVFNVLGEPIDGRGDVEHDVRWPIHRPAPDLTNLSAKTELFETGIKVVDLLTPFVRGGKAGLFGGAGLGKTVILTELIARIASQHGGYAVFAGVGERTREGNDLWLEMQETEMGKDETGRIRHVIEQTCMVFGQMNEPPGARLRVALSALTMAEWFRDETGMDTLLFIDNIFRFSQAGSEVSALLGRMPSAVGYQPTLGTEQGELQERITSTNKGAITSVQAVYVPADDPTDPAPATAFSHLDAFIYLERRIAERGLYPAIDPLASSSRILDPQYVGERHFNCARRVQQILQRYRELQDIIAILGVDELNEEDKQVVHRARRIEQFLSQPFIVAEPFTGKPGEVTSLADTIRSFEEICDGKWDHLPESAFRYVGSIEQAEEQAKKMQE encoded by the coding sequence ATGTCTACAGCCACAGCGACCAATGTCGGTCAAGTCACTCAGGTGATCGGTTCAATTTTCGATGCCGAGTTTGATGATTCGCAATTGCCTGACATTTACAACGCTTGCGTTGTCGATACCGAAGTCAAAGGCGTCCCGATCAAAGTGACCGGCGAAGTGCAACAGCACCTCGGTGGGGGTCGGGTTCGTTGTGTGGCATTGGGATCGACCGACGGCATGGTTCGTGGCATGCAAGTCACCGATACGGGTGCTCCACTCTCCGTTCCCGTTGGAAAAGGAACACTCGGTCGCGTGTTTAACGTTCTCGGTGAGCCGATCGACGGTCGCGGGGATGTCGAACACGATGTTCGCTGGCCAATTCACCGCCCTGCCCCCGACCTGACGAACCTCTCGGCCAAAACCGAGCTGTTCGAAACCGGGATCAAAGTGGTCGACTTGCTCACCCCGTTCGTGCGTGGTGGGAAAGCTGGTTTGTTCGGTGGTGCCGGTCTTGGTAAGACCGTCATTTTGACCGAGTTGATCGCCCGTATCGCCAGTCAACACGGTGGTTACGCGGTCTTCGCCGGCGTCGGTGAACGAACCCGCGAAGGAAACGACCTCTGGCTCGAAATGCAAGAAACGGAGATGGGGAAAGACGAAACCGGCCGGATTCGTCACGTCATCGAGCAAACTTGTATGGTCTTCGGTCAGATGAACGAGCCACCAGGTGCTCGTTTGCGGGTGGCTTTGTCCGCTCTCACGATGGCCGAATGGTTCCGTGATGAAACCGGGATGGACACCCTGCTCTTCATCGACAACATCTTCCGTTTCTCGCAAGCTGGTTCGGAAGTGTCGGCGTTGCTTGGACGGATGCCGTCCGCTGTGGGTTACCAACCAACCCTGGGAACCGAACAGGGTGAACTGCAAGAACGGATTACCTCGACGAACAAGGGAGCAATCACGTCGGTGCAAGCCGTCTATGTGCCTGCGGACGACCCGACCGACCCTGCTCCTGCGACGGCGTTTAGCCACTTGGACGCGTTCATCTACCTGGAACGACGAATTGCGGAACGTGGTTTGTACCCCGCGATCGACCCACTGGCGTCTTCCAGCCGAATTCTCGACCCGCAGTACGTCGGCGAACGCCACTTCAACTGTGCCCGTCGCGTGCAACAAATTCTGCAACGATACCGTGAACTCCAAGACATCATCGCGATTCTCGGGGTCGATGAATTGAACGAGGAAGACAAGCAGGTCGTGCATCGTGCTCGTCGAATCGAGCAATTCCTCTCGCAACCGTTCATCGTCGCCGAGCCGTTCACCGGCAAGCCGGGTGAAGTGACCTCGCTGGCCGACACGATCCGCAGCTTCGAAGAGATCTGCGACGGTAAATGGGACCATCTCCCTGAGTCTGCGTTCCGATACGTCGGGTCGATCGAACAAGCGGAAGAACAAGCCAAGAAGATGCAGGAATAG
- a CDS encoding ATP synthase F0 subunit C translates to MNKLVRIGSLVVVLLLVFAAPAMAQDGEGETGRAAIEFSSAFGAGLIVIGASYGISRIATAALEAMARQPSIAGNAQLAMIIAAALIEGFTFAALFVGL, encoded by the coding sequence GTGAACAAGTTGGTACGTATTGGCTCGCTCGTGGTTGTATTGCTCTTGGTCTTCGCTGCTCCAGCCATGGCGCAAGATGGTGAAGGCGAAACCGGCCGGGCAGCCATTGAATTCTCAAGTGCGTTTGGTGCAGGTTTGATCGTGATCGGTGCTTCCTACGGGATTTCCCGAATTGCCACCGCTGCACTGGAAGCAATGGCGCGTCAGCCCAGCATTGCTGGTAACGCTCAGTTGGCCATGATCATCGCGGCAGCACTGATCGAAGGTTTCACCTTCGCCGCTTTGTTCGTCGGTCTTTGA
- a CDS encoding AtpZ/AtpI family protein: MPNDRKPATSPLAAGMAWVARITTVVAEMVIPGLFGRWLDSTWGTQYCVVIGFIFGLVIGIWHLLRMTSSFNPPASQPPDSGKQDES; this comes from the coding sequence ATGCCTAATGACCGCAAACCCGCCACTTCACCGCTCGCCGCGGGAATGGCATGGGTCGCCCGCATCACCACCGTTGTTGCGGAGATGGTCATCCCCGGTCTATTCGGACGTTGGCTCGACTCCACTTGGGGTACCCAATACTGCGTCGTCATTGGTTTCATTTTTGGACTCGTGATTGGAATTTGGCACCTTCTGCGAATGACAAGTTCATTCAATCCGCCAGCATCACAACCACCTGACTCCGGAAAACAAGACGAATCATAA
- the atpH gene encoding ATP synthase F1 subunit delta, which produces MQDPSAQAVAKVYANALLGAADGDQILEEGQSFVDDVLDKNPAFRDLLFSTVVNQDDKLGFIERVVAPRSTPLFANFLRVLVRNQRMELLPLVMKMAAIENNRLHGRQPVVIRTARALTDEQHQQIQDQLRSRLPFEPMLEVEIQPELLGGLIIQIGDTVYDSSLRSRMKQLRGRLRQRSHHEIQRARDRFSS; this is translated from the coding sequence ATGCAGGATCCAAGTGCTCAAGCAGTTGCAAAGGTCTATGCCAATGCCCTGCTAGGCGCTGCCGATGGGGATCAGATTCTCGAAGAAGGTCAATCCTTTGTCGACGACGTACTCGACAAGAATCCTGCATTCCGTGACCTCCTGTTTTCAACAGTGGTCAACCAAGACGATAAGCTAGGTTTCATCGAACGGGTTGTTGCTCCCCGTAGTACGCCCCTGTTCGCCAATTTTCTGCGAGTCCTCGTTCGCAATCAACGGATGGAACTGCTGCCATTAGTGATGAAAATGGCAGCGATCGAGAATAATCGACTCCATGGACGCCAACCCGTTGTGATCCGGACGGCTCGAGCGTTAACGGATGAGCAACATCAGCAAATTCAGGATCAGCTACGAAGTCGTTTACCCTTCGAGCCGATGCTGGAAGTCGAAATTCAACCGGAACTCCTCGGCGGACTCATCATCCAAATTGGAGATACTGTTTACGATTCATCACTCCGCAGTCGCATGAAACAGCTGCGCGGGCGGCTGCGTCAGAGGAGCCATCATGAAATTCAACGCGCAAGAGATCGCTTCAGTTCTTGA
- a CDS encoding SMP-30/gluconolactonase/LRE family protein, translating to MTTRLAPSLLLMALIVGTTCPSSFAADAPTGDSSILPKNAELEELWNEGEFTEGVAVAPDGTIYFSDIAFAEDGVGRILKFDPKTEATSVFCKDSGKSNGLMFDKNGRLLGCCGAMGGLRALVEVRKDGSVHSLVKEFEGKRLNSPNDLVVHPNGSVYFTDPRYAGDESVEMDVMSVYRLDTDGSVHRVTKSKGKNGIEKPNGVHVSPDGKTLYVAETNNGSLDVRKTGGRDNPGRMTLNAFRIKQNGSLGKKTVLVDFGKQTGTDGMTIDTDGRIYAAVRQPERFGIIVYTPKGKELAYIPTPDLPTNCSFGIGDQANTLFVTAGKGLYRIKLKTTGFHTTQKQ from the coding sequence ATGACAACCAGACTCGCTCCAAGCCTTCTACTGATGGCACTAATCGTCGGCACGACATGCCCGTCTTCATTCGCCGCCGATGCACCAACTGGCGACTCCTCCATTCTGCCGAAGAACGCGGAGCTGGAAGAACTCTGGAACGAGGGAGAATTCACCGAAGGCGTCGCTGTGGCTCCCGATGGAACGATCTATTTCAGCGACATCGCCTTCGCGGAAGACGGCGTCGGTCGCATCCTCAAGTTTGACCCCAAAACCGAGGCAACCAGCGTCTTCTGCAAAGATAGCGGCAAGAGCAACGGACTGATGTTCGACAAGAACGGCCGACTGCTCGGCTGCTGCGGAGCGATGGGCGGTTTGCGGGCGCTCGTCGAAGTTCGCAAAGACGGCTCAGTCCACTCGCTCGTGAAAGAGTTTGAAGGCAAACGCCTCAACTCTCCGAACGATCTTGTTGTCCACCCAAATGGGAGCGTCTATTTCACCGACCCCCGCTACGCCGGAGATGAGTCGGTTGAAATGGACGTCATGAGCGTGTACCGACTCGACACCGACGGCAGCGTCCATCGTGTGACCAAGAGCAAAGGGAAGAACGGGATCGAAAAACCGAACGGCGTGCATGTTTCCCCAGACGGCAAAACGCTCTATGTGGCCGAGACCAACAACGGCAGCCTCGATGTGCGGAAGACCGGTGGTCGCGACAACCCAGGACGCATGACGCTCAACGCGTTTCGGATCAAGCAGAATGGTTCCTTAGGGAAAAAAACCGTGCTCGTTGACTTCGGCAAGCAAACCGGAACCGATGGCATGACCATCGACACCGACGGTCGCATCTACGCCGCCGTCCGACAGCCGGAACGTTTCGGAATCATTGTTTACACACCGAAAGGCAAAGAACTGGCCTACATCCCAACACCGGACCTGCCAACGAACTGCAGCTTCGGCATCGGCGACCAAGCCAACACACTGTTCGTCACGGCTGGCAAGGGACTGTACCGCATCAAACTCAAGACGACCGGTTTTCACACCACCCAAAAACAGTAA
- a CDS encoding FoF1 ATP synthase subunit delta/epsilon has translation MADSDRLQLVVTTPEKTVLSTPADSLQFPLYDGSIGILPKRAPLVGRLGYGELKVTIGSEHKSYFIDSGFVQIVDGVVSLLTERAIAKDDLQRSTAEEALTAANALPASTDEEYAHKLREQERARRMLDIVS, from the coding sequence ATGGCCGATTCCGATCGATTACAACTTGTCGTCACGACTCCGGAGAAGACTGTGTTGTCGACTCCGGCAGATTCGCTGCAGTTTCCTTTGTACGACGGCTCCATTGGTATCTTGCCTAAGCGAGCACCGTTGGTTGGCCGATTGGGATACGGCGAGTTGAAAGTGACAATCGGCTCGGAGCATAAGTCCTACTTCATTGATAGCGGATTTGTTCAGATCGTTGATGGTGTGGTCTCGCTGCTGACAGAGCGTGCGATCGCCAAAGATGACTTGCAGCGATCAACGGCAGAAGAAGCCTTGACCGCTGCCAATGCCCTACCCGCGTCCACCGACGAAGAATACGCTCATAAGCTCCGCGAGCAAGAACGAGCACGCCGCATGCTCGACATCGTTTCGTAA
- the atpA gene encoding F0F1 ATP synthase subunit alpha: MKFNAQEIASVLEAEIRDFEGQIQTTEVGRVLEVGDGIARVYGLSSAMAGEMVEFPNGVNGLVFNLEENSVGIILLGDYKTIQEGDEVRATGELLSVPVGESLIGRVVDPLGNPIDGQGPIAATETRPLETAAPGVVARQPVKQPMQTGIKAVDAMTPIGRGQRELIIGDRKTGKTAIALDAIINQKGGDVICIYVGCGQRQANIRQVVETLKEHGAMDYTIVVSAAASDPAPLQYIAPYAGCAMSEHFMYNGKHTLVVYDDLSKQAQAYRQLSLLMRRPPGREAYPGDVFYAHSRLLERSAKLSDELGGGSQTALPIIETLEGEVSAYIPTNVISITDGQIYLEPDLFFAGVRPAINVGISVSRVGGNAQTKAMKKVAGGMKLDLAAFRELEAFAQLGTELDPAAQRQLDRGYRMVELLKQKQYNPMDTTDQVISIYAGTKGYFDKVPVDKVPEAEEELLRYMRDEKNELWKKLDESKALSDEHETELKEALKHFSDWAARTYKTEEETA; encoded by the coding sequence ATGAAATTCAACGCGCAAGAGATCGCTTCAGTTCTTGAAGCGGAAATTCGCGATTTTGAAGGTCAAATCCAAACCACCGAAGTCGGGCGTGTGCTCGAAGTTGGTGACGGGATCGCTCGGGTCTACGGTCTCTCTTCCGCGATGGCGGGAGAAATGGTCGAGTTCCCGAACGGCGTGAACGGATTGGTCTTCAACCTGGAAGAAAACTCCGTCGGGATCATCCTGCTGGGTGACTATAAGACGATCCAAGAAGGTGACGAAGTCCGTGCCACCGGTGAATTGCTCTCGGTGCCAGTTGGGGAGTCACTGATTGGTCGTGTTGTCGATCCACTCGGAAATCCGATTGACGGTCAAGGCCCAATCGCTGCCACGGAAACACGCCCGTTGGAAACTGCCGCACCTGGTGTGGTGGCCCGCCAGCCGGTGAAGCAGCCGATGCAAACCGGGATCAAAGCTGTCGACGCCATGACGCCGATCGGCCGCGGTCAACGGGAACTCATCATTGGTGACCGCAAAACCGGGAAAACCGCGATTGCGTTGGATGCGATCATCAACCAAAAAGGCGGCGATGTTATCTGCATCTACGTCGGTTGTGGTCAACGCCAAGCGAACATTCGACAGGTTGTGGAAACACTCAAAGAGCACGGAGCGATGGATTACACCATCGTCGTCTCCGCTGCAGCCTCCGACCCGGCCCCGCTGCAATACATTGCACCATACGCCGGTTGTGCGATGTCCGAGCACTTCATGTACAACGGCAAGCACACGTTGGTGGTCTACGATGACTTGTCGAAACAAGCCCAGGCTTATCGACAACTGTCGTTGTTGATGCGTCGTCCTCCGGGGCGTGAAGCCTATCCGGGTGACGTGTTTTACGCTCACAGTCGCTTGCTCGAACGGTCCGCAAAACTGAGCGACGAGCTTGGTGGCGGTTCGCAGACGGCATTGCCGATCATTGAGACCCTAGAAGGGGAAGTCTCGGCGTATATTCCGACCAACGTGATTTCGATTACCGATGGTCAGATTTACCTCGAGCCGGACTTGTTCTTTGCGGGTGTTCGTCCGGCGATTAACGTGGGGATTAGTGTGTCCCGTGTGGGTGGAAACGCCCAAACCAAGGCCATGAAGAAAGTGGCCGGCGGGATGAAGCTCGACCTCGCGGCCTTCCGTGAATTGGAAGCGTTCGCCCAACTCGGAACCGAACTTGACCCAGCGGCTCAACGGCAACTGGATCGTGGTTATCGAATGGTCGAACTGCTCAAGCAAAAGCAGTACAACCCGATGGATACGACCGACCAGGTCATTAGTATCTACGCGGGAACCAAGGGCTATTTCGACAAAGTTCCTGTCGACAAAGTGCCGGAAGCTGAAGAAGAACTCCTTCGGTACATGCGGGACGAGAAGAACGAGTTGTGGAAAAAGCTTGATGAATCCAAGGCTTTGAGTGACGAGCATGAGACCGAGTTGAAAGAGGCTCTCAAGCACTTCTCCGACTGGGCAGCCCGGACCTACAAGACTGAAGAGGAAACCGCTTAG
- a CDS encoding methylated-DNA--[protein]-cysteine S-methyltransferase, which yields METQPTMSANEMPSGYVFSTSLGWWGYAHVDGAIIGVVIGHRTESAAWKALKQRVPGLKSRNNDGLLLQNRFKNYIAGEIDDFQDILVRRSRLTSFQSNVLTACRAIEHGETVTYGELARRAGSPKAARAVGSVMANNVMPVIIPCHRVVPSSGQFGGFSAPGGVTLKRQLLDLESRCHVPSEGHARSLFAEFV from the coding sequence ATGGAAACTCAGCCAACGATGTCCGCAAACGAAATGCCATCCGGTTATGTTTTCTCGACCTCGTTGGGCTGGTGGGGCTATGCGCACGTGGATGGAGCGATTATCGGGGTCGTGATTGGCCATCGGACCGAATCCGCGGCTTGGAAGGCCCTGAAGCAGCGAGTTCCGGGCTTGAAATCTAGGAACAACGACGGACTCTTGTTGCAAAATCGGTTCAAGAATTACATCGCTGGGGAGATCGACGACTTCCAGGACATTTTGGTGCGACGGTCTCGCCTGACCTCGTTCCAATCGAATGTCCTAACCGCTTGCCGAGCGATTGAACACGGCGAAACCGTAACCTACGGAGAACTGGCCCGTCGCGCCGGATCACCAAAGGCAGCCCGAGCCGTCGGAAGTGTGATGGCAAATAACGTCATGCCGGTGATCATTCCCTGCCACCGGGTTGTTCCCTCAAGTGGACAGTTTGGCGGTTTCTCCGCACCGGGTGGGGTGACACTCAAGAGACAACTGCTCGACTTGGAAAGCCGTTGTCATGTCCCCTCAGAAGGCCACGCCCGCTCGTTGTTCGCGGAATTCGTGTGA
- the atpG gene encoding ATP synthase F1 subunit gamma, whose protein sequence is MAKARAIIKRLRAVRNIRKITRTMELIATARFKRAMDRATEASAYTKKINEIVADLAQADLKIEHPLLQQRDEVKNAIVLVITANRGLCGGYNASVLRQGISRVQELRGSDVTTQVEVAGKRGISVMGFQGYELERTYTHFEDKPSFEEVNELAERYISEFTDGTIDRLDVAWMEFRTASRQEALVETLLPIGNLQGSEEEQEAEPQASVDYEFLPSANEILEEIVPAAFKARLFKCFLDAAVSEQIFRMVAMKGATENADEMIGALKQRYNRARQQQITSELAEIIGGAAALE, encoded by the coding sequence ATGGCTAAAGCCCGAGCGATTATCAAACGTCTGCGGGCGGTGCGGAATATCCGCAAAATTACCCGCACGATGGAGTTGATTGCCACCGCCCGCTTCAAACGGGCGATGGACCGCGCCACCGAAGCGTCGGCTTATACCAAGAAGATCAACGAAATCGTGGCGGATCTGGCCCAAGCAGATCTCAAGATCGAGCATCCGCTGTTGCAACAGCGTGATGAGGTCAAAAACGCAATTGTCCTCGTCATTACCGCAAACCGCGGTTTGTGTGGCGGGTACAATGCCAGCGTCTTGCGTCAGGGAATTTCCCGAGTCCAAGAACTGCGGGGTTCCGATGTCACCACGCAAGTGGAAGTCGCGGGCAAGCGTGGAATCTCGGTGATGGGATTCCAAGGTTATGAACTCGAACGGACTTACACGCACTTTGAAGATAAGCCCTCGTTTGAGGAAGTCAACGAGTTAGCCGAACGATACATTTCCGAGTTCACGGACGGTACAATTGACCGACTGGACGTGGCCTGGATGGAGTTCCGAACAGCGAGTCGTCAGGAAGCGTTGGTGGAGACCCTGCTTCCGATCGGCAACCTACAAGGAAGTGAAGAGGAACAGGAAGCGGAGCCTCAAGCGTCGGTGGACTACGAGTTTCTGCCATCCGCGAACGAGATCCTCGAAGAAATCGTTCCCGCTGCGTTCAAGGCTCGTTTATTCAAGTGCTTTTTAGATGCCGCTGTCAGTGAGCAGATCTTCCGAATGGTTGCCATGAAGGGCGCCACGGAAAACGCAGACGAGATGATCGGCGCTCTGAAACAACGTTACAACCGAGCAAGACAACAACAAATTACGAGCGAGTTGGCTGAGATTATCGGTGGAGCCGCAGCCCTCGAATAG